One genomic window of Brachionichthys hirsutus isolate HB-005 chromosome 22, CSIRO-AGI_Bhir_v1, whole genome shotgun sequence includes the following:
- the LOC137911118 gene encoding sodium- and chloride-dependent GABA transporter 2-like has product MKGDTAGGSLPRGARQSKEELPREEVKIEERGQWAHKMEFLLSVAGTIIGLGNMWRFPYLCYRNGGGAFLIPYLLFLFTCGIPVFFLEVALGQYTSMGCIPSWKKISPLFAGIGYGMQVIAALQGCYYIIVLAWAIFFLSFSFSWVLPWSSCSNAWNTENCVEFHQGNASFNQTHHPNATSPVIEFWERRALRISPGIDQMGSLNWDLALCLLLAWVFCYFCIWKGTKSTGKVVYFTVTFPYVMLIVMLIRALTLPGALIGIQFYLYPDLGRLADPQVWMDACTQIIYSFALCVGSITALGSYNKYNNNCYKDCFLLCCLNSGTSFVAGFVIFGILGFMSYEQNVPIAEVAESGPGLAFIAYPRAVSMMPFAPLWAILFFLTIIFLGLDSQFVGIEGIVTSVVDMYPTVFRRKHRRELFLLAISFISFCVGLIMLMEGGMYVFQLFDYYAASGTCILFTAILETICIAWVYGVDRFYDNIEDMIGYRPGPYIKYCWLYVSPASCIGIFAFSLIKYTPLKYNNTYVYPWWGYAIGWMLGIISMICIPSWIIHNISTANGTLRERIRLLIKPCDTLPKTRREQERLVAIFASEAVAMTTSGYCPVSEKDSEL; this is encoded by the exons ATGAAAG gagacacaGCTGGAGGAAGCCTCCCCAGAGGAGCGAGGCAAAGCAAGGAGGAGCTGCCccgagaggaggtgaagattgAGGAGCGGGGCCAATGGGCCCACAAGATGGAATTCCTCCTGTCAGTCGCCGGCACCATCATCGGACTGGGCAACATGTGGCGCTTCCCTTACCTCTGCTACAGGAACGGGGGAG GTGCGTTCCTCATCCCCTACCTGCTCTTCCTGTTTACCTGCGGCATCCCGGTATTCTTCCTGGAGGTGGCGCTGGGCCAGTACACCAGCATGGGATGCATCCCCAGCTGGAAGAAGATCAGTCCCTTGTTTGCAG GCATCGGATACGGGATGCAGGTGATCGCCGCCCTGCAGGGCTGCTACTACATCATAGTCCTGGCCTGGGCCATCTTCTTCCTGTCCTTCTCCTTTTCATGGGTCCTGCCCTGGTCGTCCTGCAGCAACGCCTGGAACACTG AAAACTGCGTGGAGTTCCATCAGGGAAACGCCTCCTTCAACCAGACACACCACCCGAACGCCACGTCTCCTGTCATCGAGTTCTGGGA aagaagagcgctGAGGATCTCCCCGGGCATCGATCAAATGGGCTCCCTGAACTGGGACCTGGCCCTGTGCCTCCTGCTGGCGTGGGTCTTCTGCTACTTCTGCATCTGGAAGGGGACGAAGTCCACCGGGAAG GTGGTTTACTTCACTGTGACCTTCCCCTACGTGATGCTGATCGTGATGCTGATCAGAGCACTCACCTTGCCAGGTGCTCTGATCGGCATACAGTTCTACCTGTACCCGGATCTGGGACGACTGGCTGACCCTCAG GTGTGGATGGATGCCTGCACACAGATCATCTACTCCTTCGCCCTCTGTGTGGGATCAATCACCGCCCTGGGAAGctacaacaaatacaacaacaactgctACAA GGACTGCTTCCTGCTGTGCTGTCTGAACAGCGGCACCAGCTTTGTGGCAGGATTTGTCATCTTTGGGATTCTGGGTTTCATGTCTTACGAGCAGAACGTTCCCATCGCTGAGGTGGCAGAATCCG GTCCGGGCCTGGCCTTCATCGCTTACCCTCGCGCCGTGAGCATGATGCCTTTCGCGCCGCTGTGGGctatcctcttcttcctcaccatcATTTTCCTGGGGCTCGACAGCCAG TTTGTGGGCATTGAGGGCATCGTCACATCGGTGGTCGACATGTACCCCACCGTGTTCCGGCGGAAACACCGCAGGGAGCTCTTCCTGTTGGCGATCTCCTTCATCAGCTTCTGCGTCGGCCTCATCATGCTGATGGAG GGCGGCATGTACGTCTTCCAGCTGTTTGACTACTATGCAGCCAGCGGGACGTGTATCCTCTTCACCGCCATTCTCGAGACCATCTGCATTGCATGGGTTTACG GTGTGGATCGCTTTTACGACAACATCGAGGACATGATCGGCTACCGTCCAGGCCCTTACATCAAGTACTGCTGGCTGTACGTCTCCCCAGCCTCGTGCATT ggcATCTTTGCATTCTCCCTCATCAAATACACCCCTCTGAAGTACAACAACACCTACGTGTACCCGTGGTGGGGTTATGCCATCGGATGGATGCTCGGAATCATCTCCATGATCTGCATCCCGTCTTGGATAATTCACAACATCAGCACCGCCAATGGGACGCTCAGAGAg CGCATCCGCCTGCTCATCAAACCGTGCGACACGCTGCCCAAAACCAGGAGGGAGCAAGAGAGGCTGGTAGCCATCTTCGCCTCCGAGGCAGTTGCCATGACGACAAGCGGCTACTGTCCCGTCTCGGAGAAAGACTCTGAACTTTGA